In Panicum virgatum strain AP13 chromosome 5K, P.virgatum_v5, whole genome shotgun sequence, the genomic window atattaaaaagaagatgAAAGCTTAGATTGAGCAatacaacaaaaagaaaaacgcAAACAACTCAACACCGAACCTCTCAACAAACATATCACACCACTCAACACACACCGCCAAACATGAAGCTAAAAATCCAAACAATACGCACCACTTAGTCCTCGCAAACTCCACAACTCAAATGTCATCGTTGGCCGTCGTTGACTGTTACATCCTTCGCCAGATGGGGACTCAGCTCAACCATGTTCATGTATTATCGCATCTTGTAGGtcgtggactccttccccaacaATGCCGATTAAGGCATTGTCCATCGCCTCGGCCTCGTTATTGTTGAGGTTGAAAATCTCGTTCAGAGCAGCATCCACATCCACTGGTAGGATCCCATTGAACATGTCAACAAACTCTTACCTCAGACCTAGCTAGTGTTTTAGATGCCCGGGCGGCGTCGCACACAAACAGAAGGGAAGGAGAGGGATGAGGAGGGCGGTGTACATACGAACCTGATCGATGTTAGACCATCAGGAGAAAGACCCGACTGTGTCGTGTTCAGGCGCGTCGACAAGGCGGCTGATGAGAGTGCGTTCGACTTGGCAGACAGGTACCGGGCCTGCTCCGGTCTCCGGCTGCGATGCTGTGGGTGGCTGTACCGGGCCACTGGCAACGCAACTCCTCGCTCGATCGCCcgggctcgccgccggtgactgcTGCAGCTTCATCTGGGACAGTGGGACCGTACAACAAGTACCCCGGCGCACGTGTGCTACTGGCCTGGCGTCCCCCATGTCCAGCGACcagtttttttttatcaaaaaaaaaattccatctGGACCTGTTGATCAACTGGTAACTTGCATTGCATGGAGTAGGAGTAAATCCATCTGGACTTTACTTTTGAGAACGCTGTTGCTTCAATTTTTTAGGCCCACATAACATAACCAGTTgattaaaaaaaagtaaaagccCACGGGACGGCCCATTTATTAGTGGACCAAGTGTCTCTTGGGCCTTCGGTTCCcaaatccatccatccatccatccatcgtcGTCAGCGAGAGCACGAGAGGATCAGCGGTGTGGGGCGCGGCGAGGAATCGTACATCACCGGGGGCGTTGCAGCCTGGGCGGCGCGCAGGAGCGGTtaggcgcgggggcggcggctggtTCGGGACGCTCGGCTGACGCGGCAAGGGCTCACCGAGGCAGGCCATCAAGCTTCTGCTGTGCTTCTCGGTTCGTTTGGTATTTGTGGAAACCATGATTCATTTCGGTTGGATAGTGTTTAACTCAATCTCTTGGTGGATTGGGTTAGAGGGCGCGATCTCTCGTTTGGCGATGCTGTAAGCAGGCGGAGAACAAAAAAATTCATTATGCTTTGCCAAAGGAGTTCTACGCTATGGCAACCCGTATCCTGTCGCGTCAAAATCTGACAAAGTTGGCTTCCTTCGCACTCCAGAACATATCCCAGAGGCAATTAATTTTACCTTGCCCTCCACTCCTCAGGTAATGGAACAGTTTTGTCGATCTTACCCCTCTTTTCAGTCCTTGTTCGCAGTTTTATGCACACGCACCGACTGGCATGGCAAATGCCACATGACTAGAATGTGTGCCTAATCGCTTGCTCACAATGTTCTGTGCCTTTACACCTTCTTTTAAGACACGCAGCAGGCCGTAACTCATTTTTGCAACATGAAACAACAAAGCTATTATTCCAGTTTATTATTCTGTAAGGAGCAAGTAATCTGTTCTGCTGGGTTCTAGAACATATATACCACTAGAGATCACTGATAAATGTTGCCCACTCAGTCAATCATATTTTTAGCCAATTCGATATATGAAGCAAGCTCAACATGTCAAGTGTCTAGCAAGAATATCATACTGGTTTTGAGTACCTTTTTTTTCCATCTATGTCAGCTTAATCTAGTTTTTCTCATGCTTTCCTTCTACTTGATACAAGAATATCATACTGGTTTTGAGTTCAGCTATGTCAGTTTAATTTAGTTTTGCTCTTACTTTCCTTCTACTTGATACAGATCTACTGCTGTTTCCCCTAGCAAATGTTTCAGCCCCCTTTACCTGTTTGGAAATTCGTGGACTGTCAGATGGGCTACCTATGGATCAGTGAATCTAGTTTTGTCTGATGATGGCAAGCCTAAGTTTCAGATTGAGGAGGTGGAACCCTCCAAAAAAGGAAGGTATTTGACAAAGAAGCGCTTGAAGCTTCAGAGAAAGCGggtaaagaaaaagaggaaagagGCAAATAAAAATGATCCACGACGCATTAGGCCCAAGGGAAAGAAGATAAAACAAAAATTCCCCACAGCTGAAGCTAGGCTCAAATATAAGATTGAGAAGGTAGCACACTCACATGTTATGTGCCTTTGTTTGGTTTGCTTGGCTCCTGTCTTGCTGAACCATTCCTTCATGCATATTTCTTGATGTTTAGTCAACTTTTTGATATTAGTAAACGAGCTTCCTAATTATTATACAGCATCTGAATCGCCACTCTGGTTTTACTGTTAAAAGCAATATTCATACAGAACATTGCCTGTTCAGTTGTTTTCCCTGCTACTGTTTCTACTATATTCATAAGTTCTTTGTATTGATGTTCAGTTGATTCATTTGGACCATAGTAAGAAACTCTATTATTTAATGGACACGatgtaattattttctttatttctttggtATGGTAAGAGAAAATAAATTGAAATAAGCTATTTCTCTTTCAGGCCAAATTAAAGGAAGCTATGTTGGTCGAAAAGCTAAAGAAGTATGAGGTTGCCAAAGCTCAAGGCCCTATGGCTAAACCAGATGATCTTAGCGGTGAGGAAAGGTTTTACTTGAAGAAGGTTTCACAGAAAAAGTCAAATTATGTCCCTGTTGGAAGGCGAGGAGTTTTTGGAGGCGTAATTCTGAACATGCATTTGCATTGG contains:
- the LOC120709299 gene encoding CRM-domain containing factor CFM9, mitochondrial-like; this translates as MATRILSRQNLTKLASFALQNISQRQLILPCPPLLRSTAVSPSKCFSPLYLFGNSWTVRWATYGSVNLVLSDDGKPKFQIEEVEPSKKGRYLTKKRLKLQRKRVKKKRKEANKNDPRRIRPKGKKIKQKFPTAEARLKYKIEKAKLKEAMLVEKLKKYEVAKAQGPMAKPDDLSGEERFYLKKVSQKKSNYVPVGRRGVFGGVILNMHLHWKKHETVKVICKPCKPGQIQEYANEIARLSGGIPVNIIGDDTIVFYRGKNYVQPEVMSPVDTLSKKKALEKSKYEQSLETVRRFIAVSEKELELYYRHVALYGIPQSQKADLVCGDDREASLLKMGGLDQGKDQLPHVTTDHFSDFHISDVSESDEEDTSGSEYDVNDNDTEGMINISEDVISDHGVLANRK